The following DNA comes from Hemibagrus wyckioides isolate EC202008001 linkage group LG05, SWU_Hwy_1.0, whole genome shotgun sequence.
CCTCTTTCAGCTGTACGTGAGATCAGTGCTAACTGCTTTAAGCCAACACGTTTGCTTTGAGGATGGTTCAGGTCATTCATGTGGCCGTAATAAAACACCGCCGTGTTCCCCTGCAGGCTGTAATACAGCTGCGCCGTTTCCTACTGCATTCTCATGCTAAAGAGCCGTTTAGCGGCCTCTAAGCGCCCATCCTCAGGCAGGCCAGGGAGGCGCTCCACGGTCATTCTCATGGTCGCACCGCCTGCCGCGAGCTTCAGGTGGCAAACTAAACCAAACACAGGAGGTCCTGCGGGAAAACGATCCTCGGTTTAATCCTGACTTTACAGGCATGGGGTGGAAAAAAACACTCCCAAGTCTCACCTCAACTCCCACTGTGCTCCTGAAGAGGCGTGCAAAGTCTGCAAAGTAACATATACTTAGATAATACGCCATATATACAGTCTTGGTACATAACCTGGTGGGGTGATTTTTAAGAGTAAAGAAAAAAGATCTACTTGCGCGTAAAATGTACAAACTGAATGTATAAAAGGAGTGATGAGAGTTTAGTACCCTTTCTTTGAGTgtgctatttatttatgcatatttattttataacagaAAATTGTTGTATAATAACATAATAGAATTTACACATTTTCACATATTTCATCTTATTTATTAGTTGTTCATTAATGAGTATTTATATGCTACAAAACAAATTGTGAAATATGTCCCATCCATCACACATAATTTTAAAGTCACACGACAACcatgaattgtttttatttcatttatttatttatttattttttacatttataaacgtTATGCAAAATTCGCTTTAAATATCTGTCTACaatgaattacattttcttttaaatattctttGTCCTGGTGATTCATTTCAACTGAAACGAAACACAGGACATTAGATTCAGTAAAACCATTCGcttacaaataaacacaattgAACACACatgattaattgattaaataaCAGGTTTATAAGAAAAACAGCCACTATTTatagttgtatttatagtgAGTATGTTTCAAcgttatatatatgtatatatatatatgcaaaaaaATGAATTCTAAAAAACAGTCAACCctaaatgtaattatatttaaattgggTTTATTGGAATGGCATTGTAATGTAAATGACTTCACACGAGTCTGCAGCAGGTCAGAGTTCTCCCGCACCTGCGCAAGTCCTGCGGTTCCCTGCGGCGCATCTGCGCTCCTATTGGTCTGACCATCAGTGGACTGAAACAGACTGCGAGGGTCCTCATAAATAGGCCATCAGTACAGCTTGACCAGCAAACAAGAAGCTCGCTGCAGaccacacacataaacacaagaaCTTTGCTTGCGCTTTTCCCTCAAAGCTGCGTCCCTTGTTGCGGACCCATTATGATCCTCTCCATGGATGAAGCGGCTCAGCACGCAGCCACCTCCTCTGAAGAAGAAATAGATATCGTCGGGGCAGATGGAGGAGAGTTTTTCCTACCTTGTCGGGACACAGATGACTCACCGGCGGAGTCCAGCGCGGAGGCGGACACTTCAGAAGCCGACTCCTCCGGGGAAAGTGAGGTCACGACCCCGAGCCGCCCAGCGAGCGGCACTGTTAAACCTCCATACTCGTACATCGCCCTCATCACCATGGCTATCCTGCAGAGCCCCATGAAGAAACTCACTCTCAGTGGCATCTGCGACTTCATCAGCAACAAGTTCCCTTACTACAAGGCAAAGTTTCCAGCGTGGCAGAACTCCATCCGGCACAACCTGTCTCTCAACGACTGCTTCGTCAAGATCCCCAGGGAGCCGGGGAACCCAGGCAAGGGCAACTACTGGTCTCTGGACCCTGCTTCGGAGGACATGTTCGACAACGGCAGCTTcctgagaaggagaaagaggttTAAGAGGAGTCGTCCAGAATATTGTAAAGACGGACTTGTGCTCTATCCCGGCATTAGTGGTCGATCCTACGGGAGGCCTTACTGCGTGTCAGGACGTCCTCTAACGCAGCCTCTCGGATACACACCGTGTCCATATTTCCCCTATCAGAGTGTGGCCGATGTTAAGGGCCTCCCAGCCGGAGAGTTTGGGCCACAGGCGCGCCTTACTTTCCTTGAACAGGGGCCCGAGCGCCCGACGCAGAAATGCTCTTTTACTATCGACAGCATCATGGCAAAATCAGACAGTCCCACACGCAAAACCCCTGTCCTCCAACTTCCACTCGATTATGGACATGTCTTCTCGCGGTCAGCCTCCTGTGTGGTTCCAGGTTTTCTGCCAATGACACGGACACCTTTTACACTGGCCAATGTGCCGATTACAGAAAACCTACCAATGCTCTATCCTAACTGTTGAACATGCTATAGACTGTCATAACTGAGCCAATTTATAGCAAACATGTTAAATGTTATAGCACACAAGTGTCTTTTATTTGCACATACATTGAATCCCAGCTGCCTTATGCGTTCCAATAAGCCGTTTGTACACAgctttaatgtaaatatataatgttaatatatgtgtgtatttttgtgtgtagtgcGGAAATATGTAAAATTGTGTCGTTTTGTGTTTCATTGAAATaaatgtgattattatatttaaaatggcAAGCGTGGTttcaatttttatatataaacataacaaaCCTTCATAATCAGTTCATTGTGTATAAACGAATGGTCAGCATAATACATGTTGCCTCTGTATTTGAATGTCATTTTTTAGCCAATGCAAGGACTGAGCAAGTAAACAAACACTTGTTTACTGGACTACATGAcagtctttttttgtttgtttgaataaaAGTTAATTAATCAGTGCTTTTATTAATAGGATACTTACCTAGTTTTGTTGCATCGTATATTCTCATTTTCTGTAGATCCACTGTCATTGAGAGCATTATGTTCAAGCTGTCTGTTAAATTCTAAGTGCAAAATAATCCTTAAAGTTATATAACATCATTCCCTGAAGATTTTTAATTAATCAGATTAATGTATTCCTAAAATTAAACAGTCTGGAACTCTCACAGGCATCTTAGCCTGTACACATCTTTATTTTCTAGATGTTAGAATTAAAATATCCAGTAGTGGACTGAAGGACCTTCCAGGATGCATTCCTGCCTCACAATATTCACGGGGCAGACTCCGGATTCaggataaaggataaagaagttactgaagatgaacgaAACCAGCACCACTGTGTCCgatggaggaaagaaagaaaaaatgaaatctaGTCTCTACATTCATGTGGCGTTTCCTCTGTAACCTATTTACTGGGTTGTCCACAAGAGGGCGTGTGTGCACGTGAAATACCTGCTCACGCACAAAGTTTTGGTTAAGACAGTAAAGGACAATGCCTGCAATGCATTGCTTTGGTGTATAATAAAGGGATATTTGCCTTGTGGTTTGACCTTGAAAGCTTTAGTGGCCTTTTCCAACGCATTGTTTACAAACAGATAACAGTAGGGATATACTAGATACGCATTAGATGTATTTAGGAGATTTGATGGCACAGCACATCGATTTTTAGATCATGCTTTGTCTAGCAAAAAAAGTGgtggaagaagaaaaatcaaTGGTCTCCCAGTTCACCTGggcttcatttttttcagttgttTCCTGAGTCATGTCTTTCTCGGGGCGCCAGGTGTCCGCAGCTCTCCAGCCTGAATGCGCGCAGCGGGCAGTACAGGCGTCCGGTTTCAAAGTTGCGCTCCTGCATTATTTCTCGACGCGCGCGaacgcacactctcacacacacacacacacacacaaccaagctatttctatttctgtctTGGGTCGACCCCGACTGAATGAGTGTTGAAGTTCACTTTGATTTCTTTTTCGGCACTCTAGGATCCAGGATCCAACTTAACTCTTAACTCTTTGGTTGGACTTTCCATAGTGTTCAATTTTTCAGAGTATTTAATATATTGTTATGCTGCTACTGTAAAATTGTACTGTACTATTTTgctgaaaagaagaagaagaagaagaagaagaagaagaagaaaaaacgtTTCCTAGTCAGCTGTCACTGGGGGCACCTGAACTCTGAAAGCGCGCAAGAGTTTCAGAGCTGCTGACAAACTCCAGCCTTCATTTACACACAGCTCTCATCAGGGGCAGGAGCGGACTTGTGAAACTTTCTGAACATCATGGAAACCAACCCTATACCAGTCCTAACCATTCAAACAAGTCCTTTTGACGACCAGAGACCAGGGACTAATGGTCTGCGCAAGAAGACCAGTGTATTTGAAAGCAGAAGGAACTATCTGCAGAATTATATTCAGAGTATCCTGTCCTCCATCGACCTGAGGGACCGTCAAGGATGTACCATGGTGGTGGGCAGCGATGGGAGATACTTCAGCCGAGCAGCAATCGAGGTTATAGTACAGATGTCTGCTGCCAATGGGGTAAGACAGGTTTAACAGAGCCTTATAAACATAATATGGCTATGAAACCAGAGTAGTTAAAACCTTCCTGGTGGTCTTGAAGCTGTTGTTTGGACAGCtctaatcttaatcttaatcagTCACTGTAATGCAGTCTTTGTCTGTTTTATCTGTATTAAAGTTTTGGCAGCACAAACAGCATTGGAGCAATGGAGTATTTAGactaataactattattatataatagcCCTTGGTACATCCAGTGGATCCAGTTATTGCTCTTAATTTATGATTACTCTTCCAAAATATTGATTGATTTAACTATGACAAGCAAATAACTATGAGAAGAATCTTTTAGGTGATCACATCTGTCACTGTAGGATAACAGTGCTTCCCATTTCTACTCATGCTTTTAAGGGTTTCTTAAATGTTCTTTGGATGGTTTGTTGTCCCCactactaaaaaaaacaaagctgtaACATTCTGTACCATTCTACACATAACTTTTATGGCTTCATGAGTAGGTCTTAGTCTTAAActtaagtatttattttttgtgagtGCAGGTCTGCTTAGCAGCAGTTAATATACgatattaaagtattaaagtgGAAATGCCAGAACTGCCAGAACAGAATGCTAATGAAAGTACTGACAGTATACTTTCATATTATTCAATTTACCAGGATCTGTTTACGTTTAgcagaaattttatttcaggtatttaattttttactgcACATGACTTTCCAGCTTTCCACTGGGATGTGCATACATTTTCATGGCTATCTAAAAGGAGTTTGATAAAGACCAGTGGAGGGATTTCACTTGCCTATATTTGGTACTTTTAgtccatctcacaacatctgGCAGCAGATCTactattattaacaataatccCATCATAGGAAATAATTTAGACAGGctacgtttttttgttttttttttgccggtCCAGCTAAGAGCATCATGATGTTCTTATCTGCTGTGCCGTCCCTCCTCCAGCCCCTTCCTGCCCATGCTTTGCTTCCCACTGGTGAACTTTCAGCACAGGGCAGGGGCATGGGGGAAACCCAAAGTGAGATGGACCAGAGCCAGGTCATTTTTACCCTTTAACATGTCTGGCCATAATGAGTTTGTCCTATTCAGCTTGATCCTACCAGGGCAAGTACGGTATAATAGCTCATGTCAATCACATATGTCTATGCACAATATGTTTAGCACTTGTGTATGATacccaaacacactcacacttaggTAATCTTTCTCAGTATCTCGCTAACTCTCTCCTTTACACGTGTATAAACTCGGTAGGTCTTTATGGAATGTTGCATTCAGGCTGCGATTTCCTCActagtgagtgtgtatacaaAACTACCACCTTATATGGATACACTGCCTGGAGAGTTTGGTGGAATACAGTTCACACTCCCAGTGTCTCAATCTAGCCAGCTCAGGCAGCAAGTCGAAAGTATCAAGCTAAGCATCTAGCCTAATGAATGACAGATTAACTTAGCATAACATCAATAGCAGACATTATGGAGTGACAGTgtgcttcatcatcattaaaaatGCCTGGCTATATTATTCGCTATAAATAGAAAGTGTCTCATCATGTAAAGCTTAACAAGGCAGTGAATAGATGAGATGTCCAAGTTGCGGCATGTGGAAATGAAGTAATGAGCAGTCCTGTTGAGTGATTCATACACAGAAATGATCAATGAACAGACCTTTAACTAAAATAGGTTCTTGGAGAATGTGTCCAAGCAGCTGATCTGAGGTCAGGTCTCTCTGGTTACAGTCGCAAGCATCGTCACTCTGTTCTACGTAAAATAATTTCCTCGTGTCGGGTTAATGCTAGACTCTGAGTGGCTGGGTGTTTTGGGAGGGATGTGGTGGTCGCTCTGGTATGCAGCAGTAGCTGTGCCTGGCGCCAATGAAGGTTACAGGTTTTAAAGCCTACCTCAGAGCCAGTTATGTCTGCTATGATAACCTCTGCATGCCAGGCCAAGAGCTTGTTCCTCACAGCTGTAGCTTCCTTAAAGCCAACCACTCCATTCCACTGTCTTTCAGCTATCTAGAGATATATTACAAataggagaatgaccagactagAAAGAATCTTGAAGGATAACCCACcaaaatatgaaatctaaatATGGGCTAGATATATTGATACATTGCTTGGTACGatcatattataattataattattacgtTATCGGTTTCCAGCCTCCAGTTACAGCTGTAACTACCCAtggcgtttttttgttttgcagatAGGGCGCCTGGTGATTGGACACAATGGCATCCTGTCCACGCCGGCTGTCTCCTGCATCATCAGGAAGATAAAAGCCATCGGTGGTATCATTCTCACTGCCAGTCATAACCCAGGAGGCCCGGGTGGAGACTTCGGCATCAAATTCAATGTAGCTAATGGAGGTGAGAAGAGAGCATGTGTGAGGTCAAATATTATAAGTATATAACGTCCAAATATAAAAGTTTAGGGGCTGATCTCAAAATAGAAGCAGTACCAACATTACCATTGGCTACACCTTATGTGGCATCTGCCCTCAAAAACGAAACAGTTCTCAGATCAGAGTGCCTGTCATATCAACTTTTGATGAATTCTCCATTCCAAAAAGGCCACAGagtataataatacatttaaacacactAGCATGAAGAAATATTGCTGGAGGATGTGAGTACAATAAAGGCCAAGGTATGGGCAtgctaatttcctcttcaacaCTCAGCTGTGAATCTCTTTAGGAAGTGTCAGAACATAAAGCAATTATTTATGGTGCAGTAAATGAAAGTAGTTTCCATCAGATGGGGCTGACCTTGACAAGGGATTTTTATAATCAAGCAAAAAGGCTCAATTGTAACAAAGTTTAACCTGTTTTCAACCACAACagggaaataaacaaacaaacaaacaaacaaacaaacaaacaaacaaacaaacaaataaataaataaataaataaataaataaataaataaaaggtctATATGTGACCTTTTATGGTAACAtttcatgattattattattattagtagtagtagtagtagtagtagtagtagtaatattatcctaatgttttttttacaggtcCTTCTCCAGACACAGTGATGGAGAGGATCTTCCAGGTGAGCCGCACCCTAGAAGAGTTCGCCATCTGCCCCGACCTCCGCATCGACCTGTCACGCCTGGGACGCCAGGACTTTGATCTAGAGAACAAGTTCAAGCCTTTTCGAGGTTTGCTTTCAGATTTACTCCACTATTATTCAGATTTgcataaaagaaatgaaaagacttTCCCACTGACACGTATTGGCAGTGAAGTGTAAGGCTTATCTCTTTTTTGCAGTTGAGATAGTGGATGCTGTTGATATCTACCTGAATATGTTACGTGGGATCTTTGATTTTGGTGCTATTAAGAGTCTACTGACTGGTCCAGAGCAGCTGAAGATCCGAATAGATGCAATGAACGGAGGTAACGTTCTGTTGACTAAGGGATGTTTGGTTTTCTTTCTGGGGGGatctttaaaataaagcatGGTGTTTATTTCTTCAGTGAACCCTTAAAGAGCTCTCGAACTCTATGAGCATACTTATCTATAACTTATCTGTGAGACTGCACCTATAAGATTTAATGCAATATCCAAAGTGATCACTATAGTGCTTGGAATCTGACATGAATCCTGCTGGCGTGTGTTTCAGTGATGGGACCGTATGTCAGGAGAATCTTATGTGATGAACTTGGAGCTCCTGCAAACTCTGCAGTTAATTGTGTTCCTCTGGAGGATTTTGGGGGCCAgcaccctaaccccaacccttcATTTGCTGTATCGTTGGTGGAGTCAATGAAGGGTGGAGAGTTTGGTTTTGGAGCTGCTTTTGATGCAGATGGGGTGAGAATTTTTACAAGCTTATAATTTCATAATCAAAGGCTTTCAGTCGTCTAATAAAAAGGTATTCACCATATAATGGCCCTGTCATTAATGGCCAGGAGCCCAAGAGGGcttacctgtcagtcacagtgacactagccaattaAGGGCctctgtgagctcatgcatgtAGAAGTGGGTAGATAGCATCTTCCTCCCAGTGTGTTATGCTGCCCTTGACTTTGCATGAGTAACAGTTTGAAAGATGTGGCTGACTGGGTTAACATGCCTCTGAGGAAGCACGTGATAGCCTTCAGCCTCACTAGTTGATAACTGGGAGAGCTGCCTGATATCTGGGAACTGGCCATATCTAAACTAGGGAGAAAATCGGGGAGGAAAATAAGACATATTTCGAAACatttctgcatgtttttcttttaccaCTATTCATTAATCTCTAACAACACTAGCCTCATTTATCAGTAACAACACCAGCCAAAGCaatcaaatgaaattaaagccTGTCAACAGAGGTGTTTGCTATTTCCAgccttttaaaaagaaatgactgCTAGTTTATAAGTCTTTTTAtggttaaaaatattttattattcttaaatttgaaaaaagaaatatgGCATGTGGtgatcaataaaaaaattagtAAACACTGTTTGGTCATATGACCATCTAAGGCGCATCAATTCTATATTTCTTTGTAGTCTCCTAACAATATTTTCTGTCATGACCTCCTCTATACTAGAAAAAATTGTATTCCTAGGGTTAAAACAAGGATAAAATGGCAACAAGACAACCATCTGAAATATTTAGGCAAAATGAACATTATTGTTTACATCTTAACATACAACATTACCCTATTTTGGGTACTTGTAACGATAAACAGCTGTGAACCCTAGTGGcctttttattaaaatactttTCCCTGCATTTTTAACTTTATCATAAGGTTATGAATATCCTTTCACTCAATGAATTTCTGATCTACTTGCACTTCCAGCAGCaggataaaaaataatgaattgtttctctgtatgtgtgtaggatCGCTGTATGATCCTTGGTCAGAATGGTTTCTTCGTAAACCCGTCAGACTCACTGGCTGTGATGGCTGCCAACTTGTCCTGCATTCCCTACTTCAGGCAGACAGGAGTCCGTGGCTTCGCTCGCAGCATGCCCACTAGCACGGCTCTGGACAGGTGAGTGGCACCGTCACATCGTCATTAACACACCCTACACTGTTCACACACTAACTTGGATTTCTTCAAACAAGAATGAAAACAACTTAAACAACACTGAGGTTAAGCACAACATCATCCAAGACTCTGTAATGTTAATGATGAGAGATGCGATAGATTGTTTCCTCGTAAGCCGTAAATCAACAGTAGGAACGATTGCCAAGCACAAACAACTGTAATTCCTTATTGCAACTGAGATGTAGATGTACAAATGTAGTTGCTCTCGCATCTCCCCTAGGAAGAACAGCTGTTCGGTTACATCAAGTTCCTATGAACATCCTGCCTTCAACATACAAGTACTTATTGAAATCTAGTAATTGAGTGTTACAGCCCAAAGTGTCTAGTGAAAAGGAATGGAAAAGGAATCAAAATACTTGctctatattatatatttccACTTATTGTATTGTCTATGAAATCTTTGCTACTTTGACAGTACAGTAGTTCAATTGCTTTTTCAGTTCTTTTCTTTACGTGGTCATTGGATCTGACACTGAATTGCTAATCTGAATTATATTTCACATAGTTTTTCACCTATCTGATTAACGTTTTTAATCAGCGGTGTAAAGTAAAAGTGTAGATCTGCCCACTGGGGTGGATGAAGGAGCCGGATCATGTACTTTAATGCCAGAGGTCAGCTCTCTGATCTGTCACACTCACTGAAATAGCTGAGAGATTAGGGAGGAAACCATCCCTTAGGGCTTTTTTTCATAGTGGACCATTTCTTAGAAACCTCCCCTGACCTCCGTCTGTATGTAAACAATCAGCCAGCAGAAGTGTTACTGAAAACGATAGGATCAGTCAGGGGGCAAAGAAGTAGTTAGAGTGATTGAATCTCAATTATGGTAGGTTGAGGGGTTGGGAGTGAGGAGTGAACAGAATTAGCTCATCCTTATGCTTCTCCACACATCGCTCACCAGTCTAAAAATAATTCTGAGCTCCATCAGTCTAAACCCTGGCTTATGTAATCTTACAGTAATGTTACCCAGCCCTATTATAAAGGAAATGATGTGATCGTAAGGATACAATCATGTTGACTGTTGTTTGTTAAAAACGGCAGAAAACAAGCATTTGGAATGCTATAAGACAAGTTCTAAGGAAAGCGTCTATGATAGAGGAACGCAACTGCTTTTTTATGACAGGAAGTTATCCTCTTCCAAGTTGATCTTTCTAGTCATGCATTAGAAAATTTCCGAGCATTAAACACATCTCACTTATTCCCAATGACTCATCATTTGGCTCATTGTGTTACTTTAAAGTTGCATACGTGTGACCAAACATTTCAAAATTTCCTTAGCACCTTTTATTTATAACAATCTGTCAGGTTTTTTATGCCAGTTTTGGCAGCCAGTCTCTGAGAAGGTACCTGATGCCACTAAAGAGATTTGTTGTCTTCTTGCCCTCACTTCCTGCCCATGCCCATTCACTCAATAGCCCCACCTCCTAGAGTCTGTGATGGCCAACAGAGTTTATCGATCATCTTATTGTTCTTAGCCAGTTAAGAGAAATTTAGCTATAAACATGTGAAATACTGACATGCCAAATAACTTGTTGATTTGTTGATTTAATAATGGTTTGGAATGAAAAGAGCAAATTTAGAAATTTGGATTGGTGACTGTGTGTCTCATTCTAATAGATTAGTCATGGGAAAGCCTAACACGCTGACAAACCAAAAGTGTAATGAGGCATTCCTCATTGATTTGATATTCAAGGATCTGAACAGTTTATAACCTTTATGTTTGTCTTGGCTGTGGAGGGTGGCACAGGGGTGCAACAGTTCTGCTCTCCGGTTTGATCCTCAGCTCGGGTGAGGGTCTGTTAGCGTCCTGTGTCCACACGCAGGCGGACTGTAGACTCCAATTAGTCCCTACACTCTTATAAATATTCCTAAATGGTTCCTTGTCAGGGTGTACGGTTCCATGCAGGACATTTTCCATTGCACGAAAGGTTCTTTGTAGTGGAAAAAGGTTTGTTATACTATAAACCACCACTAAAAAAAATAGGTTCTTTTAAGAAGCATTTTCTGAAAGGTTCTGTGGGGAACCAAAAATAGGTCTTCTACAGCATCACTGTGAAAACCCCTTTTTGGTTCTTCCTGATATCTTTATTTTAAAGAGTgtaagtgtgaatgtgtatacATTGTACATAACTGGCATCCATCCAGGGTGCTCAAAGTTCCTGGGATAAGCTAGAAATCCATtccaaccctgaccaggataaagctttTCTAACTGTCCAGGAGAACTGGATCTCTTTTGGTCAGAAGGTCTTAGAAATTCAGCtcccttgtttgtttgtttgtttttatgcctTAGTACACTGATAGAAGCATATTTTCCCCAATAATGTCTGCCCTTGCTATGTTTGCATTTGTGAGCAGTAaaaagtgatgtgtgtgcattgtgaattgggggtgtgtctgtaagatgACTGTCAGAAGGAACTTAAAAACACCCAAGTTCCTGCACATACATTAAACTTCACTATGTCTTTATGCACAAGTAAATGCCTCTGTGAAAATGATCTTCATGATTTCTGAGTGAAACAGATGCAGGAAACAATCAGGAATAGAAACTGGAGCCATCCTCAAGCTGTGGTGGTCTCTTATGTTTAATAATAGCTGCACAACCCCTTGTGCTTTTCTTTACCAAAGATGACAGAGGGCAAATGGCTGCTAGATGTGCTAGaggttattttttctttgtgtgcaaaaggtgttttgttTCCAAACTGACGTCACATTTTCCATCAGGAGTCAGGCTTCTTCGAATCAGCCTTAACTCTCAGTGTGAAGTTAATCCAGCAGTTTATTCCAATCATCAATGGGGCCTCAGTGGGTCAGAGATCCCCAGCAgaaactggagtgtgtgtgtgtgtgtatgtgtgtgtgtgtggtatgagACTGTTCCTGTTTCTAA
Coding sequences within:
- the foxd5 gene encoding forkhead box protein D5, whose protein sequence is MILSMDEAAQHAATSSEEEIDIVGADGGEFFLPCRDTDDSPAESSAEADTSEADSSGESEVTTPSRPASGTVKPPYSYIALITMAILQSPMKKLTLSGICDFISNKFPYYKAKFPAWQNSIRHNLSLNDCFVKIPREPGNPGKGNYWSLDPASEDMFDNGSFLRRRKRFKRSRPEYCKDGLVLYPGISGRSYGRPYCVSGRPLTQPLGYTPCPYFPYQSVADVKGLPAGEFGPQARLTFLEQGPERPTQKCSFTIDSIMAKSDSPTRKTPVLQLPLDYGHVFSRSASCVVPGFLPMTRTPFTLANVPITENLPMLYPNC
- the pgm5 gene encoding phosphoglucomutase-like protein 5, giving the protein METNPIPVLTIQTSPFDDQRPGTNGLRKKTSVFESRRNYLQNYIQSILSSIDLRDRQGCTMVVGSDGRYFSRAAIEVIVQMSAANGIGRLVIGHNGILSTPAVSCIIRKIKAIGGIILTASHNPGGPGGDFGIKFNVANGGPSPDTVMERIFQVSRTLEEFAICPDLRIDLSRLGRQDFDLENKFKPFRVEIVDAVDIYLNMLRGIFDFGAIKSLLTGPEQLKIRIDAMNGVMGPYVRRILCDELGAPANSAVNCVPLEDFGGQHPNPNPSFAVSLVESMKGGEFGFGAAFDADGDRCMILGQNGFFVNPSDSLAVMAANLSCIPYFRQTGVRGFARSMPTSTALDRVAKAMKVAMYETPAGWRFFGNLMDSGRCSFCGEESFGTGSDHIREKDGLWTVLVWLSIMAVRKQGVEEIVRDHWAKLGRNYYCRFDYEGVDPRAAFYLMRDLEGMIADKAFTSQKFAVGNNVFSVEKTDNFEYIDPVDGSVSRNQGLRIVFTDSSRIVFRLSGSGAGVGATIRIYAESYERDPERHNRETQVVLGPLIAIALKISSIHERTGRRGPTVIT